From Halomicrobium salinisoli, the proteins below share one genomic window:
- the pabB gene encoding aminodeoxychorismate synthase, component I: MPTVATERAAFLDAAEGAPGGARVPVEVRIDVDDPFDAYRRARDGDGAGGVYLATTGGQSGWGYFATAPASFTEVSPAEGGTLATLSDAVADETLVRGDCDVPYPCGAVGWLSYDVARELEALPESAVRDRALPRLQLATYDRMAAWEEPRGDRVTLRVTACPRVDEFDRPGVAYEFGKQHALELARAAVEGDPGVADPPVDAETAEFESDCTREAYADRVRAVKEYVREGDTFQANVSQRLVAPAAVHPVAAFDALREVNPAPYSALVEFPGVDLVSASPELLLEREGDRIATEPIAGTRPRGATADEDDRLEAELLDDEKERAEHAMLVDLERNDLGKVSDFGSVDVTDYRRVDRYSEVMHLVSKVEGRLREGADLADAVAAVFPGGTITGAPKPRTMEIIDELESTQRGPYTGSVGLFGFDDRATLNILIRTLVRYESRYYLRVGAGIVHDSVPEREYEETLAKGRALITAVDEALGERTDLTVEGQR, from the coding sequence ATGCCGACAGTCGCCACGGAGCGGGCCGCTTTCCTCGACGCCGCCGAGGGCGCCCCGGGGGGTGCCCGCGTGCCCGTCGAGGTGCGGATCGACGTCGACGACCCCTTCGACGCCTACCGCCGGGCCCGCGACGGGGACGGGGCCGGCGGCGTCTACCTGGCCACCACCGGCGGCCAGTCCGGGTGGGGATACTTCGCGACGGCGCCGGCGTCGTTCACGGAGGTGAGCCCCGCCGAGGGCGGGACGCTCGCGACGCTTTCCGACGCCGTCGCCGACGAGACGCTCGTGCGGGGGGACTGCGACGTGCCCTACCCCTGCGGCGCCGTGGGGTGGCTCTCCTACGACGTTGCGCGCGAACTCGAGGCCCTGCCCGAGTCGGCCGTCCGCGACCGGGCGCTCCCGCGCCTGCAACTGGCCACCTACGACCGGATGGCCGCCTGGGAGGAGCCCCGAGGTGACCGGGTCACGCTCCGGGTGACGGCCTGTCCCCGCGTCGACGAGTTCGACCGCCCGGGCGTCGCCTACGAGTTCGGGAAGCAACACGCGCTGGAACTCGCCCGGGCGGCCGTCGAGGGCGACCCCGGCGTGGCCGACCCGCCCGTCGACGCCGAGACGGCAGAGTTCGAGAGCGACTGCACGCGCGAGGCCTACGCCGACCGCGTCCGCGCCGTCAAGGAGTACGTCCGCGAGGGCGACACCTTCCAGGCGAACGTCTCCCAGCGGCTCGTGGCCCCCGCCGCGGTCCATCCGGTCGCGGCGTTCGACGCGCTCCGCGAGGTCAACCCCGCGCCCTACTCCGCGCTCGTGGAGTTCCCCGGCGTCGACCTCGTGAGCGCGAGCCCGGAACTCCTGCTGGAGCGCGAGGGCGACCGCATCGCCACGGAACCCATCGCGGGGACGCGCCCGCGCGGGGCCACCGCCGACGAGGACGACCGCCTCGAGGCGGAGCTGCTGGACGACGAGAAGGAGCGCGCCGAGCACGCGATGCTGGTCGACCTGGAGCGCAACGACCTCGGGAAGGTCTCCGACTTTGGCTCCGTCGATGTGACTGACTACCGCCGCGTCGACCGCTACTCCGAGGTGATGCACCTCGTCTCGAAGGTCGAGGGCCGCCTGCGCGAGGGGGCCGACCTGGCCGACGCCGTCGCCGCGGTTTTCCCCGGCGGCACGATCACGGGCGCGCCCAAGCCCCGGACGATGGAGATCATCGACGAACTCGAGTCGACTCAGCGGGGCCCATACACCGGCTCCGTCGGCCTGTTCGGCTTCGACGACAGGGCGACGCTGAACATCCTGATCCGGACGCTCGTGCGCTACGAGTCCCGCTACTACCTCCGCGTCGGCGCGGGCATCGTCCACGACTCCGTCCCGGAGCGGGAGTACGAGGAGACGCTGGCGAAGGGCCGGGCGCTGATCACTGCGGTGGACGAGGCGCTCGGCGAGCGGACCGACCTGACCGTGGAGGGCCAGCGATGA
- a CDS encoding helix-hairpin-helix domain-containing protein translates to MGLLEKLKSALGLDGERSTSSGGSSASSGSATGDTGVTVEREPSTESENAVKGTEANASGSTAGNGPETVDEPATAPGAEPTDSEADSDAGPTGAGADIVQEVESDAAAETDAESEADAEPESIAEAEPEDETDAESEPADVESEADSEDETDSENATEAEPDADEAADSPPVTEINGIGPAYGDRLNNVGVETVAELAAADAADLASQTDLSETRIAGWIEQAGEF, encoded by the coding sequence ATGGGTCTGCTTGAGAAACTGAAGTCCGCGCTGGGCCTCGACGGGGAGCGGTCGACGAGCTCGGGGGGTTCGTCGGCATCGTCGGGCTCTGCGACCGGCGACACGGGGGTCACCGTCGAACGAGAGCCGTCGACCGAGTCCGAGAACGCGGTCAAGGGAACCGAGGCGAACGCGTCGGGATCGACCGCCGGGAACGGACCGGAGACGGTAGACGAACCGGCGACCGCCCCGGGGGCCGAACCGACGGACTCGGAGGCCGACTCCGACGCCGGGCCGACCGGAGCCGGTGCCGATATCGTTCAGGAGGTCGAGTCCGACGCGGCGGCCGAGACGGACGCCGAGTCGGAGGCCGACGCCGAACCGGAGTCGATCGCCGAAGCCGAGCCGGAGGACGAGACCGACGCCGAATCGGAGCCGGCCGACGTCGAATCGGAAGCGGACTCCGAGGACGAAACGGACTCCGAGAACGCAACGGAGGCGGAACCCGACGCCGACGAGGCGGCGGACAGCCCGCCGGTCACAGAGATCAACGGCATCGGCCCGGCCTACGGCGACCGCCTGAACAACGTCGGCGTCGAGACCGTCGCCGAGCTAGCCGCTGCCGACGCGGCGGACCTCGCGTCCCAGACCGACCTCTCCGAGACGCGCATCGCCGGCTGGATCGAACAGGCCGGGGAGTTCTGA
- a CDS encoding shikimate dehydrogenase encodes MDVYGLIGNPVEHSLSPPMHEAAYEELGLDARYVTFEPAADAGAAAVESAATLGVAGLNVTIPFKRDVLDAVELDPLAERIGAVNTVDLTGERPRGYNTDAVGAVRALEHHDVAVEGDAVVVGAGGAGRAVAFGLADEGMDVAVANRTVETAESLAEEVPRATGHGLDALPDLLAGADVLVNCTSVGMEEDRSPVPADALHGQLAVLDAVYTPVKTRLLEDAEDAGARTVDGAWMLLFQGVEAFEIWTGQEAPVAAMNDALRDGLKQH; translated from the coding sequence ATGGACGTCTACGGCCTCATCGGCAACCCGGTCGAACACTCGCTGTCGCCGCCCATGCACGAGGCGGCCTACGAGGAACTCGGACTCGACGCTCGCTACGTCACGTTCGAGCCCGCGGCGGACGCCGGCGCCGCGGCGGTCGAGAGCGCGGCGACGCTGGGCGTCGCCGGCCTCAACGTGACGATTCCCTTCAAGCGGGACGTCCTCGACGCGGTCGAACTGGATCCGCTGGCCGAGCGCATCGGCGCGGTCAACACGGTCGACCTGACCGGCGAGCGGCCCCGCGGGTACAACACGGACGCGGTCGGCGCGGTGCGGGCGCTGGAGCACCACGACGTGGCCGTCGAGGGCGACGCCGTCGTGGTCGGCGCCGGCGGGGCGGGTCGGGCGGTCGCCTTCGGCCTCGCCGACGAGGGGATGGACGTGGCCGTGGCCAACCGGACGGTCGAGACGGCCGAGTCCCTCGCCGAGGAAGTGCCTCGCGCGACCGGTCACGGGCTGGACGCGCTCCCGGACCTGCTGGCGGGGGCCGACGTGCTGGTCAACTGCACGAGCGTCGGCATGGAGGAGGACCGATCGCCGGTACCGGCGGACGCGCTCCACGGCCAGCTCGCCGTACTGGACGCGGTGTACACGCCCGTTAAGACGCGGTTACTCGAGGACGCCGAGGACGCCGGCGCCCGGACGGTGGACGGCGCGTGGATGCTCCTGTTCCAGGGCGTCGAGGCCTTCGAGATCTGGACCGGCCAGGAGGCGCCGGTGGCGGCCATGAACGACGCCCTACGCGACGGACTGAAACAACATTAA
- a CDS encoding DUF2080 family transposase-associated protein — protein MGTFELEGEEIIDREAKEFGGSAHVTVPKDWRGADVKVIRISDPDETDDE, from the coding sequence ATGGGCACGTTCGAACTGGAAGGCGAGGAAATCATCGACCGTGAAGCGAAAGAGTTCGGCGGGAGTGCCCACGTTACTGTTCCTAAAGACTGGCGTGGTGCAGACGTGAAGGTCATCCGCATCAGTGACCCCGACGAAACTGACGACGAGTAA
- a CDS encoding RNA-guided endonuclease InsQ/TnpB family protein, translated as MNYNYRYRIKPSEAVQTELERHIDTCRQLYNHFLYELRNTDEYLSYTAMQNMLPDLKDWWDELNDVYSKVLQMVARRVSDNLDRLKEKKKNGHKVGMLKWKSPQEYRSLTYNQSGFELKNTSDQTLLSLSKIGEMPIHLHRDIPADARIKQVTVKQEKTGEWYAIFGIETEDDAPEKRALGEIDREDMVGIDVGITKYTHDTDSTMVGTLDLEDEYERLGREQRALSRKQEGSQNWHVQRRRVARIHARIVRKRQDFLHKLSNYYAREYDLVAVEDLDVHGMMQLPSNSQNRASASWRTFIDFLEYKCDRKGTHFVKVEPEGTSQECAECGVEVEKELWVREHSCPSCGFETDRDENAAYNVLKRGLSELGVGHAEVTPAETALPTSATGGSSTVVDAKCVIETGSPTIKE; from the coding sequence ATGAATTACAACTACAGGTATCGGATCAAGCCAAGCGAAGCCGTCCAAACTGAGTTAGAACGGCACATCGATACCTGTAGGCAACTGTACAATCACTTCTTGTACGAGTTACGCAACACTGACGAGTACCTTTCGTACACTGCGATGCAGAATATGCTACCCGACCTGAAAGACTGGTGGGACGAGTTGAACGACGTGTACTCGAAGGTGTTGCAGATGGTCGCTCGCCGCGTCAGCGACAACCTCGACCGCCTCAAAGAAAAGAAGAAAAACGGTCACAAGGTCGGGATGCTTAAGTGGAAGAGTCCACAAGAATATCGGAGTCTCACCTACAATCAGTCTGGTTTCGAACTCAAGAACACGAGTGACCAGACCCTCCTCTCCCTTTCCAAGATAGGTGAGATGCCGATACACCTCCACCGCGACATCCCCGCCGACGCCCGTATCAAACAAGTCACGGTCAAGCAAGAGAAAACAGGTGAGTGGTACGCCATCTTCGGCATTGAAACCGAAGACGACGCGCCTGAAAAACGTGCTCTGGGTGAGATTGACCGTGAGGATATGGTTGGCATCGACGTGGGTATCACTAAATACACTCACGATACCGATAGCACGATGGTCGGCACCCTCGACCTCGAAGACGAGTACGAGCGGCTCGGACGCGAGCAACGAGCGTTGAGTCGCAAACAGGAAGGCTCGCAGAACTGGCACGTGCAACGCCGCCGCGTCGCACGTATCCACGCTCGCATCGTGCGAAAGCGTCAAGACTTCTTGCACAAGCTCTCGAACTACTACGCTCGGGAGTACGATCTCGTAGCTGTCGAAGACCTCGACGTTCACGGAATGATGCAACTTCCATCGAACAGTCAGAACCGCGCCTCGGCGTCGTGGCGGACGTTCATCGACTTCCTCGAATACAAGTGCGACCGCAAGGGCACGCACTTTGTCAAAGTCGAACCCGAGGGAACGTCGCAGGAGTGTGCTGAGTGTGGTGTCGAGGTTGAGAAAGAGTTGTGGGTGCGTGAGCATTCCTGTCCGTCATGTGGGTTCGAGACTGACCGTGACGAGAATGCCGCGTACAATGTGTTGAAGCGTGGGCTTTCGGAATTAGGTGTGGGACACGCCGAAGTCACGCCTGCGGAGACTGCACTCCCTACGTCTGCGACTGGTGGGTCGTCCACCGTCGTGGATGCAAAGTGCGTCATTGAAACAGGAAGCCCCACCATCAAGGAGTGA
- a CDS encoding sodium:calcium antiporter: MSRLSHPFTLLGAAFALTAGWVAVVLSGVDLATVPTVAVSGIAVLGASFLLAWGAETAEKDVPRAFAIAVLAVLAVAPEYAVDALYAWGAGAGGATIEACSQLTPAEIEAEGSALAEACHSANLAVANMTGANRILIGIGWAGIALFTVWRAAQTGDPAVIDREGWLSDAVELDRDIATEVAFLFLATGWAFLVPLGGGIGAVDTAFLVGLYVAYIGIVIRGDIEAGEEHVGVPHYLQGWKTPLRQFAVLFLFLYSGAMIFTAVEPFAHGLEEIGLQAGIPSFFMIQWIAPLASESPELIVVVVLVNKARSTAGFNALISSKLNQWTLLIGTLAVVYSLSLGSYGVLPFDARQSAEIWITAAQSYFALALLVNFEISVREAIVLFVLFASQVLLEFLLIRDLIVLPLSSHDLLLAYAALYGVLGTALFVARRDALKTMLGLAADAARTALGREPVHAEFAD, encoded by the coding sequence GTGAGTCGCCTTAGCCATCCCTTCACGTTGCTCGGCGCGGCGTTCGCGCTGACGGCCGGCTGGGTCGCCGTCGTCCTGTCCGGGGTGGACCTCGCGACCGTTCCGACGGTCGCCGTCAGCGGTATCGCCGTCCTCGGCGCCTCGTTCCTGCTCGCGTGGGGCGCCGAGACGGCCGAGAAGGACGTTCCCCGAGCGTTCGCCATCGCCGTGCTGGCGGTGCTCGCGGTCGCTCCGGAGTACGCGGTCGACGCCCTCTACGCCTGGGGCGCCGGCGCGGGCGGTGCCACGATCGAGGCCTGTTCGCAACTGACGCCCGCGGAGATCGAGGCCGAGGGGTCGGCACTGGCCGAGGCCTGTCACAGCGCCAACCTCGCCGTGGCGAACATGACCGGCGCCAACCGCATCCTCATCGGGATCGGCTGGGCCGGCATCGCGCTGTTCACCGTCTGGCGGGCCGCACAGACGGGCGATCCCGCGGTGATCGACCGCGAGGGGTGGCTCTCCGACGCCGTCGAACTCGACCGCGACATCGCCACCGAGGTCGCATTCCTGTTCCTGGCGACCGGGTGGGCCTTCCTCGTGCCGCTGGGCGGCGGCATCGGCGCCGTCGACACGGCCTTCCTGGTCGGGCTGTACGTCGCCTACATCGGGATCGTCATCAGGGGCGACATCGAGGCCGGGGAGGAACACGTCGGCGTTCCCCACTACCTCCAGGGCTGGAAGACGCCGCTGCGCCAGTTCGCGGTCCTCTTCCTGTTTCTCTACTCCGGCGCGATGATCTTCACCGCCGTCGAGCCCTTCGCCCACGGCCTCGAGGAGATCGGCCTCCAGGCCGGGATCCCCTCGTTCTTCATGATCCAGTGGATCGCGCCGCTGGCCAGCGAGTCCCCGGAGCTGATCGTCGTAGTCGTCCTCGTGAACAAGGCCCGCTCGACGGCCGGGTTCAACGCCCTGATCTCCTCGAAGCTCAACCAGTGGACGCTGCTGATCGGGACGCTGGCGGTCGTCTACTCGCTGTCGCTGGGCAGCTACGGCGTGCTTCCCTTCGACGCGCGCCAGTCCGCCGAGATCTGGATCACCGCCGCGCAGTCGTACTTCGCGCTGGCGCTGCTGGTCAACTTCGAGATCAGCGTCCGCGAGGCCATCGTCCTGTTCGTCCTGTTCGCCTCGCAGGTCCTGCTCGAGTTCCTGCTCATCCGGGACCTGATCGTGTTGCCGCTGTCGTCGCACGACCTGCTGCTCGCGTACGCAGCCCTGTACGGCGTCCTCGGGACGGCGCTGTTCGTCGCCCGTCGCGACGCGCTGAAGACGATGCTCGGCCTCGCCGCCGACGCCGCCCGGACGGCGCTCGGCCGCGAGCCGGTCCACGCGGAGTTCGCCGACTGA